Proteins encoded by one window of Cannabis sativa cultivar Pink pepper isolate KNU-18-1 chromosome 4, ASM2916894v1, whole genome shotgun sequence:
- the LOC115712073 gene encoding uncharacterized protein LOC115712073 isoform X3: MSHIEIYKMTEEKKHRRGRVESDRQEWVSLMLPLGEAAERFELASVVCSHGLFMMAPNRWDPISKTLLRPLRLNPNSLHRHECEWDPSEEADCSASDSVMVHVSQPQDCPQCLHVRVYAGTRSLTPENEEAILTQVSRMLRLSENDERISRGFHELYFSSDEEEGSVIGRVFRSPTLFEDMVKCILLCNCQWPRTLSMAEALCDLQLELQLKSLVPDKTEHFIPETPALKEVEPKKKLQNSKASKCLASQFSGEIKQGFENLSNDIVLDKVQPTSRNLRVEHCIADSGLLCDPHLVTDTGFDKVGNFPTPTELAKLDKNFLAKRCKLGYRAGRIVNLAQSIVEGRIQLRQLEENCMERSLNSYDKLAEQLRQIDGFGPFTCANVLMCMGFYHVIPTDSETIRHLAQVHAIQSSIRTMVTDVERIYAKYAPFQFLAYWSELWNFYEKRFGKLSEMPCSDYKLITASKMRTKPRQQNKRKKTA, encoded by the exons ATGTCGCACATAGAAATTTACAAAATGACAGAGGAGAAGAAGCATAGAAGAGGCAGAGTTGAAAGTGACAGACAAGAGTGGGTATCGTTAATGTTACCACTGGGTGAAGCAGCGGAGCGTTTTGAGCTGGCGAGTGTCGTTTGCAGCCATGGCCTGTTCATGATGGCCCCCAACCGATGGGACCCAATTTCCAAGACCCTCCTCCGCCCTCTGCGGCTGAACCCCAACTCCCTCCACCGCCATGAATGCGAATGGGACCCATCTGAGGAGGCGGATTGTTCGGCCTCCGATTCAGTCATGGTCCACGTCTCCCAACCCCAAGATTGTCCGCAGTGTCTCCACGTTCGTGTCTACGCTGGGACTCGCTCTCTGACTCCTGAGAACGAAGAAGCTATACTC ACGCAAGTGTCGAGAATGCTGCGGCTGTCGGAAAACGACGAGAGAATCTCCAGAGGGTTCCACGAGTTATACTTCTCCAGCGACGAAGAAGAAGGCTCGGTCATTGGAAGAGTTTTTAGGTCACCTACTTTGTTTGAGGATATGGTGAAGTGTATTCTTCTGTGTAATTGCCA GTGGCCGAGGACTCTGTCAATGGCTGAGGCGCTTTGTGATCTTCAGCTAGAACTCCAGCTAAAGTCTCTAGTACCCGATAAGACTGAGCATTTCATCCCTGAAACACCTGCATTGAAAGAAGTAGAACCCAAGAAGAAGCTTCAAAACTCCAAAGCTTCTAAATGCTTGGCTTCCCAGTTTTCTGGAGAGATCAAACAAGGGTTTGAAAATCTTTCCAATGACATTGTTCTGGACAAAGTCCAACCCACATCTCGAAATTTGAGGGTAGAACATTGTATTGCTGATTCTGGTTTGCTCTGTGATCCTCACTTAGTCACGGACACTGGTTTTGATAAGGTTGGGAATTTCCCTACTCCAACAGAACTTGCAAAACTTGACAAGAATTTCCTGGCAAAGCGCTGCAAGCTCGGGTACAGAGCAGGCCGGATAGTGAACTTGGCTCAGAGTATTGTTGAGGGTAGGATTCAACTAAGACAATTGGAAGAAAATTGCATGGAAAGGAGCTTGAACAGCTACGATAAGTTGGCTGAGCAGCTGAGACAAATTGATGGGTTTGGTCCTTTTACATGTGCCAATGTGCTTATGTGTATGGGGTTTTATCATGTCATTCCAACTGACTCTGAAACTATCAGACATTTAGCACAG GTTCATGCCATACAATCTAGCATTAGGACAATGGTGACAGATGTTGAAAGAATTTATGCTAAGTATGCTCCATTTCAGTTCTTGGCGTATTG GTCAGAACTGTGGAACTTCTACGAGAAAAGGTTTGGCAAGCTTAGTGAAATGCCTTGTTCTGATTATAAACTTATAACTGCTTCTAAAATGAGGACTAAACCAAGGCAGCAGAACAAAAGGAAGAAGACAGCCTGA
- the LOC115712073 gene encoding uncharacterized protein LOC115712073 isoform X4 — MSHIEIYKMTEEKKHRRGRVESDRQEWVSLMLPLGEAAERFELASVVCSHGLFMMAPNRWDPISKTLLRPLRLNPNSLHRHECEWDPSEEADCSASDSVMVHVSQPQDCPQCLHVRVYAGTRSLTPENEEAILTQVSRMLRLSENDERISRGFHELYFSSDEEEGSVIGRVFRSPTLFEDMVKCILLCNCQWPRTLSMAEALCDLQLELQLKSLVPDKTEHFIPETPALKEVEPKKKLQNSKASKCLASQFSGEIKQGFENLSNDIVLDKVQPTSRNLRVEHCIADSGLLCDPHLVTDTGFDKVGNFPTPTELAKLDKNFLAKRCKLGYRAGRIVNLAQSIVEGRIQLRQLEENCMERSLNSYDKLAEQLRQIDGFGPFTCANVLMCMGFYHVIPTDSETIRHLAQVHAIQSSIRTMVTDVERIYAKSELWNFYEKRFGKLSEMPCSDYKLITASKMRTKPRQQNKRKKTA, encoded by the exons ATGTCGCACATAGAAATTTACAAAATGACAGAGGAGAAGAAGCATAGAAGAGGCAGAGTTGAAAGTGACAGACAAGAGTGGGTATCGTTAATGTTACCACTGGGTGAAGCAGCGGAGCGTTTTGAGCTGGCGAGTGTCGTTTGCAGCCATGGCCTGTTCATGATGGCCCCCAACCGATGGGACCCAATTTCCAAGACCCTCCTCCGCCCTCTGCGGCTGAACCCCAACTCCCTCCACCGCCATGAATGCGAATGGGACCCATCTGAGGAGGCGGATTGTTCGGCCTCCGATTCAGTCATGGTCCACGTCTCCCAACCCCAAGATTGTCCGCAGTGTCTCCACGTTCGTGTCTACGCTGGGACTCGCTCTCTGACTCCTGAGAACGAAGAAGCTATACTC ACGCAAGTGTCGAGAATGCTGCGGCTGTCGGAAAACGACGAGAGAATCTCCAGAGGGTTCCACGAGTTATACTTCTCCAGCGACGAAGAAGAAGGCTCGGTCATTGGAAGAGTTTTTAGGTCACCTACTTTGTTTGAGGATATGGTGAAGTGTATTCTTCTGTGTAATTGCCA GTGGCCGAGGACTCTGTCAATGGCTGAGGCGCTTTGTGATCTTCAGCTAGAACTCCAGCTAAAGTCTCTAGTACCCGATAAGACTGAGCATTTCATCCCTGAAACACCTGCATTGAAAGAAGTAGAACCCAAGAAGAAGCTTCAAAACTCCAAAGCTTCTAAATGCTTGGCTTCCCAGTTTTCTGGAGAGATCAAACAAGGGTTTGAAAATCTTTCCAATGACATTGTTCTGGACAAAGTCCAACCCACATCTCGAAATTTGAGGGTAGAACATTGTATTGCTGATTCTGGTTTGCTCTGTGATCCTCACTTAGTCACGGACACTGGTTTTGATAAGGTTGGGAATTTCCCTACTCCAACAGAACTTGCAAAACTTGACAAGAATTTCCTGGCAAAGCGCTGCAAGCTCGGGTACAGAGCAGGCCGGATAGTGAACTTGGCTCAGAGTATTGTTGAGGGTAGGATTCAACTAAGACAATTGGAAGAAAATTGCATGGAAAGGAGCTTGAACAGCTACGATAAGTTGGCTGAGCAGCTGAGACAAATTGATGGGTTTGGTCCTTTTACATGTGCCAATGTGCTTATGTGTATGGGGTTTTATCATGTCATTCCAACTGACTCTGAAACTATCAGACATTTAGCACAG GTTCATGCCATACAATCTAGCATTAGGACAATGGTGACAGATGTTGAAAGAATTTATGCTAA GTCAGAACTGTGGAACTTCTACGAGAAAAGGTTTGGCAAGCTTAGTGAAATGCCTTGTTCTGATTATAAACTTATAACTGCTTCTAAAATGAGGACTAAACCAAGGCAGCAGAACAAAAGGAAGAAGACAGCCTGA
- the LOC115712073 gene encoding uncharacterized protein LOC115712073 isoform X1 produces MSHIEIYKMTEEKKHRRGRVESDRQEWVSLMLPLGEAAERFELASVVCSHGLFMMAPNRWDPISKTLLRPLRLNPNSLHRHECEWDPSEEADCSASDSVMVHVSQPQDCPQCLHVRVYAGTRSLTPENEEAILTQVSRMLRLSENDERISRGFHELYFSSDEEEGSVIGRVFRSPTLFEDMVKCILLCNCQWPRTLSMAEALCDLQLELQLKSLVPDKTEHFIPETPALKEVEPKKKLQNSKASKCLASQFSGEIKQGFENLSNDIVLDKVQPTSRNLRVEHCIADSGLLCDPHLVTDTGFDKVGNFPTPTELAKLDKNFLAKRCKLGYRAGRIVNLAQSIVEGRIQLRQLEENCMERSLNSYDKLAEQLRQIDGFGPFTCANVLMCMGFYHVIPTDSETIRHLAQPIKVLQVHAIQSSIRTMVTDVERIYAKYAPFQFLAYWSELWNFYEKRFGKLSEMPCSDYKLITASKMRTKPRQQNKRKKTA; encoded by the exons ATGTCGCACATAGAAATTTACAAAATGACAGAGGAGAAGAAGCATAGAAGAGGCAGAGTTGAAAGTGACAGACAAGAGTGGGTATCGTTAATGTTACCACTGGGTGAAGCAGCGGAGCGTTTTGAGCTGGCGAGTGTCGTTTGCAGCCATGGCCTGTTCATGATGGCCCCCAACCGATGGGACCCAATTTCCAAGACCCTCCTCCGCCCTCTGCGGCTGAACCCCAACTCCCTCCACCGCCATGAATGCGAATGGGACCCATCTGAGGAGGCGGATTGTTCGGCCTCCGATTCAGTCATGGTCCACGTCTCCCAACCCCAAGATTGTCCGCAGTGTCTCCACGTTCGTGTCTACGCTGGGACTCGCTCTCTGACTCCTGAGAACGAAGAAGCTATACTC ACGCAAGTGTCGAGAATGCTGCGGCTGTCGGAAAACGACGAGAGAATCTCCAGAGGGTTCCACGAGTTATACTTCTCCAGCGACGAAGAAGAAGGCTCGGTCATTGGAAGAGTTTTTAGGTCACCTACTTTGTTTGAGGATATGGTGAAGTGTATTCTTCTGTGTAATTGCCA GTGGCCGAGGACTCTGTCAATGGCTGAGGCGCTTTGTGATCTTCAGCTAGAACTCCAGCTAAAGTCTCTAGTACCCGATAAGACTGAGCATTTCATCCCTGAAACACCTGCATTGAAAGAAGTAGAACCCAAGAAGAAGCTTCAAAACTCCAAAGCTTCTAAATGCTTGGCTTCCCAGTTTTCTGGAGAGATCAAACAAGGGTTTGAAAATCTTTCCAATGACATTGTTCTGGACAAAGTCCAACCCACATCTCGAAATTTGAGGGTAGAACATTGTATTGCTGATTCTGGTTTGCTCTGTGATCCTCACTTAGTCACGGACACTGGTTTTGATAAGGTTGGGAATTTCCCTACTCCAACAGAACTTGCAAAACTTGACAAGAATTTCCTGGCAAAGCGCTGCAAGCTCGGGTACAGAGCAGGCCGGATAGTGAACTTGGCTCAGAGTATTGTTGAGGGTAGGATTCAACTAAGACAATTGGAAGAAAATTGCATGGAAAGGAGCTTGAACAGCTACGATAAGTTGGCTGAGCAGCTGAGACAAATTGATGGGTTTGGTCCTTTTACATGTGCCAATGTGCTTATGTGTATGGGGTTTTATCATGTCATTCCAACTGACTCTGAAACTATCAGACATTTAGCACAG CCAATCAAAGTACTGCAGGTTCATGCCATACAATCTAGCATTAGGACAATGGTGACAGATGTTGAAAGAATTTATGCTAAGTATGCTCCATTTCAGTTCTTGGCGTATTG GTCAGAACTGTGGAACTTCTACGAGAAAAGGTTTGGCAAGCTTAGTGAAATGCCTTGTTCTGATTATAAACTTATAACTGCTTCTAAAATGAGGACTAAACCAAGGCAGCAGAACAAAAGGAAGAAGACAGCCTGA
- the LOC115712073 gene encoding uncharacterized protein LOC115712073 isoform X2: MSHIEIYKMTEEKKHRRGRVESDRQEWVSLMLPLGEAAERFELASVVCSHGLFMMAPNRWDPISKTLLRPLRLNPNSLHRHECEWDPSEEADCSASDSVMVHVSQPQDCPQCLHVRVYAGTRSLTPENEEAILTQVSRMLRLSENDERISRGFHELYFSSDEEEGSVIGRVFRSPTLFEDMVKCILLCNCQWPRTLSMAEALCDLQLELQLKSLVPDKTEHFIPETPALKEVEPKKKLQNSKASKCLASQFSGEIKQGFENLSNDIVLDKVQPTSRNLRVEHCIADSGLLCDPHLVTDTGFDKVGNFPTPTELAKLDKNFLAKRCKLGYRAGRIVNLAQSIVEGRIQLRQLEENCMERSLNSYDKLAEQLRQIDGFGPFTCANVLMCMGFYHVIPTDSETIRHLAQPIKVLQVHAIQSSIRTMVTDVERIYAKSELWNFYEKRFGKLSEMPCSDYKLITASKMRTKPRQQNKRKKTA; the protein is encoded by the exons ATGTCGCACATAGAAATTTACAAAATGACAGAGGAGAAGAAGCATAGAAGAGGCAGAGTTGAAAGTGACAGACAAGAGTGGGTATCGTTAATGTTACCACTGGGTGAAGCAGCGGAGCGTTTTGAGCTGGCGAGTGTCGTTTGCAGCCATGGCCTGTTCATGATGGCCCCCAACCGATGGGACCCAATTTCCAAGACCCTCCTCCGCCCTCTGCGGCTGAACCCCAACTCCCTCCACCGCCATGAATGCGAATGGGACCCATCTGAGGAGGCGGATTGTTCGGCCTCCGATTCAGTCATGGTCCACGTCTCCCAACCCCAAGATTGTCCGCAGTGTCTCCACGTTCGTGTCTACGCTGGGACTCGCTCTCTGACTCCTGAGAACGAAGAAGCTATACTC ACGCAAGTGTCGAGAATGCTGCGGCTGTCGGAAAACGACGAGAGAATCTCCAGAGGGTTCCACGAGTTATACTTCTCCAGCGACGAAGAAGAAGGCTCGGTCATTGGAAGAGTTTTTAGGTCACCTACTTTGTTTGAGGATATGGTGAAGTGTATTCTTCTGTGTAATTGCCA GTGGCCGAGGACTCTGTCAATGGCTGAGGCGCTTTGTGATCTTCAGCTAGAACTCCAGCTAAAGTCTCTAGTACCCGATAAGACTGAGCATTTCATCCCTGAAACACCTGCATTGAAAGAAGTAGAACCCAAGAAGAAGCTTCAAAACTCCAAAGCTTCTAAATGCTTGGCTTCCCAGTTTTCTGGAGAGATCAAACAAGGGTTTGAAAATCTTTCCAATGACATTGTTCTGGACAAAGTCCAACCCACATCTCGAAATTTGAGGGTAGAACATTGTATTGCTGATTCTGGTTTGCTCTGTGATCCTCACTTAGTCACGGACACTGGTTTTGATAAGGTTGGGAATTTCCCTACTCCAACAGAACTTGCAAAACTTGACAAGAATTTCCTGGCAAAGCGCTGCAAGCTCGGGTACAGAGCAGGCCGGATAGTGAACTTGGCTCAGAGTATTGTTGAGGGTAGGATTCAACTAAGACAATTGGAAGAAAATTGCATGGAAAGGAGCTTGAACAGCTACGATAAGTTGGCTGAGCAGCTGAGACAAATTGATGGGTTTGGTCCTTTTACATGTGCCAATGTGCTTATGTGTATGGGGTTTTATCATGTCATTCCAACTGACTCTGAAACTATCAGACATTTAGCACAG CCAATCAAAGTACTGCAGGTTCATGCCATACAATCTAGCATTAGGACAATGGTGACAGATGTTGAAAGAATTTATGCTAA GTCAGAACTGTGGAACTTCTACGAGAAAAGGTTTGGCAAGCTTAGTGAAATGCCTTGTTCTGATTATAAACTTATAACTGCTTCTAAAATGAGGACTAAACCAAGGCAGCAGAACAAAAGGAAGAAGACAGCCTGA
- the LOC115712073 gene encoding uncharacterized protein LOC115712073 isoform X6 — protein MSHIEIYKMTEEKKHRRGRVESDRQEWVSLMLPLGEAAERFELASVVCSHGLFMMAPNRWDPISKTLLRPLRLNPNSLHRHECEWDPSEEADCSASDSVMVHVSQPQDCPQCLHVRVYAGTRSLTPENEEAILTQVSRMLRLSENDERISRGFHELYFSSDEEEGSVIGRVFRSPTLFEDMVKCILLCNCQWPRTLSMAEALCDLQLELQLKSLVPDKTEHFIPETPALKEVEPKKKLQNSKASKCLASQFSGEIKQGFENLSNDIVLDKVQPTSRNLRVEHCIADSGLLCDPHLVTDTGFDKVGNFPTPTELAKLDKNFLAKRCKLGYRAGRIVNLAQSIVEGRIQLRQLEENCMERSLNSYDKLAEQLRQIDGFGPFTCANVLMCMGFYHVIPTDSETIRHLAQVRTVELLREKVWQA, from the exons ATGTCGCACATAGAAATTTACAAAATGACAGAGGAGAAGAAGCATAGAAGAGGCAGAGTTGAAAGTGACAGACAAGAGTGGGTATCGTTAATGTTACCACTGGGTGAAGCAGCGGAGCGTTTTGAGCTGGCGAGTGTCGTTTGCAGCCATGGCCTGTTCATGATGGCCCCCAACCGATGGGACCCAATTTCCAAGACCCTCCTCCGCCCTCTGCGGCTGAACCCCAACTCCCTCCACCGCCATGAATGCGAATGGGACCCATCTGAGGAGGCGGATTGTTCGGCCTCCGATTCAGTCATGGTCCACGTCTCCCAACCCCAAGATTGTCCGCAGTGTCTCCACGTTCGTGTCTACGCTGGGACTCGCTCTCTGACTCCTGAGAACGAAGAAGCTATACTC ACGCAAGTGTCGAGAATGCTGCGGCTGTCGGAAAACGACGAGAGAATCTCCAGAGGGTTCCACGAGTTATACTTCTCCAGCGACGAAGAAGAAGGCTCGGTCATTGGAAGAGTTTTTAGGTCACCTACTTTGTTTGAGGATATGGTGAAGTGTATTCTTCTGTGTAATTGCCA GTGGCCGAGGACTCTGTCAATGGCTGAGGCGCTTTGTGATCTTCAGCTAGAACTCCAGCTAAAGTCTCTAGTACCCGATAAGACTGAGCATTTCATCCCTGAAACACCTGCATTGAAAGAAGTAGAACCCAAGAAGAAGCTTCAAAACTCCAAAGCTTCTAAATGCTTGGCTTCCCAGTTTTCTGGAGAGATCAAACAAGGGTTTGAAAATCTTTCCAATGACATTGTTCTGGACAAAGTCCAACCCACATCTCGAAATTTGAGGGTAGAACATTGTATTGCTGATTCTGGTTTGCTCTGTGATCCTCACTTAGTCACGGACACTGGTTTTGATAAGGTTGGGAATTTCCCTACTCCAACAGAACTTGCAAAACTTGACAAGAATTTCCTGGCAAAGCGCTGCAAGCTCGGGTACAGAGCAGGCCGGATAGTGAACTTGGCTCAGAGTATTGTTGAGGGTAGGATTCAACTAAGACAATTGGAAGAAAATTGCATGGAAAGGAGCTTGAACAGCTACGATAAGTTGGCTGAGCAGCTGAGACAAATTGATGGGTTTGGTCCTTTTACATGTGCCAATGTGCTTATGTGTATGGGGTTTTATCATGTCATTCCAACTGACTCTGAAACTATCAGACATTTAGCACAG GTCAGAACTGTGGAACTTCTACGAGAAAAGGTTTGGCAAGCTTAG
- the LOC115712073 gene encoding uncharacterized protein LOC115712073 isoform X5 yields the protein MSHIEIYKMTEEKKHRRGRVESDRQEWVSLMLPLGEAAERFELASVVCSHGLFMMAPNRWDPISKTLLRPLRLNPNSLHRHECEWDPSEEADCSASDSVMVHVSQPQDCPQCLHVRVYAGTRSLTPENEEAILTQVSRMLRLSENDERISRGFHELYFSSDEEEGSVIGRVFRSPTLFEDMVKCILLCNCQWPRTLSMAEALCDLQLELQLKSLVPDKTEHFIPETPALKEVEPKKKLQNSKASKCLASQFSGEIKQGFENLSNDIVLDKVQPTSRNLRVEHCIADSGLLCDPHLVTDTGFDKVGNFPTPTELAKLDKNFLAKRCKLGYRAGRIVNLAQSIVEGRIQLRQLEENCMERSLNSYDKLAEQLRQIDGFGPFTCANVLMCMGFYHVIPTDSETIRHLAQYCRFMPYNLALGQW from the exons ATGTCGCACATAGAAATTTACAAAATGACAGAGGAGAAGAAGCATAGAAGAGGCAGAGTTGAAAGTGACAGACAAGAGTGGGTATCGTTAATGTTACCACTGGGTGAAGCAGCGGAGCGTTTTGAGCTGGCGAGTGTCGTTTGCAGCCATGGCCTGTTCATGATGGCCCCCAACCGATGGGACCCAATTTCCAAGACCCTCCTCCGCCCTCTGCGGCTGAACCCCAACTCCCTCCACCGCCATGAATGCGAATGGGACCCATCTGAGGAGGCGGATTGTTCGGCCTCCGATTCAGTCATGGTCCACGTCTCCCAACCCCAAGATTGTCCGCAGTGTCTCCACGTTCGTGTCTACGCTGGGACTCGCTCTCTGACTCCTGAGAACGAAGAAGCTATACTC ACGCAAGTGTCGAGAATGCTGCGGCTGTCGGAAAACGACGAGAGAATCTCCAGAGGGTTCCACGAGTTATACTTCTCCAGCGACGAAGAAGAAGGCTCGGTCATTGGAAGAGTTTTTAGGTCACCTACTTTGTTTGAGGATATGGTGAAGTGTATTCTTCTGTGTAATTGCCA GTGGCCGAGGACTCTGTCAATGGCTGAGGCGCTTTGTGATCTTCAGCTAGAACTCCAGCTAAAGTCTCTAGTACCCGATAAGACTGAGCATTTCATCCCTGAAACACCTGCATTGAAAGAAGTAGAACCCAAGAAGAAGCTTCAAAACTCCAAAGCTTCTAAATGCTTGGCTTCCCAGTTTTCTGGAGAGATCAAACAAGGGTTTGAAAATCTTTCCAATGACATTGTTCTGGACAAAGTCCAACCCACATCTCGAAATTTGAGGGTAGAACATTGTATTGCTGATTCTGGTTTGCTCTGTGATCCTCACTTAGTCACGGACACTGGTTTTGATAAGGTTGGGAATTTCCCTACTCCAACAGAACTTGCAAAACTTGACAAGAATTTCCTGGCAAAGCGCTGCAAGCTCGGGTACAGAGCAGGCCGGATAGTGAACTTGGCTCAGAGTATTGTTGAGGGTAGGATTCAACTAAGACAATTGGAAGAAAATTGCATGGAAAGGAGCTTGAACAGCTACGATAAGTTGGCTGAGCAGCTGAGACAAATTGATGGGTTTGGTCCTTTTACATGTGCCAATGTGCTTATGTGTATGGGGTTTTATCATGTCATTCCAACTGACTCTGAAACTATCAGACATTTAGCACAG TACTGCAGGTTCATGCCATACAATCTAGCATTAGGACAATGGTGA